Within the Flavobacterium sp. CG_23.5 genome, the region CTTCTAATGATTTCACTCATCATACCATCCGTGGTCAACAACAACAATCCTTCTGAATCTTCGTCGAGACGACCTATTGCCATCGTTCCTTTTGGAAAATCATACAATTCACCCAACAGTTTTTTTTTGCGTTTCAGCTCATAAATAAACTGACTTAAATAACCGTAAGGCTTATGAATAATGAAATGATGCTGTTTCATATTGTCATTTTAAAAATAATAATTGGTTACAAATTTACCATTTCCTTTTTGTATTCGTATAAAAAATTACCCCACTACAATACAGAACTACAACTAAACAAAAAAATTATTCCTTACGTAACATCTGATTTACTTCTTTAAAATCACCATCCACTTTTTCGATCTGCAGACCTAAAATATGAGCAATCAAAGGATATACACTCACGTTTTGGAAAGTACCGATCTTTTTTCCAATTCTAAAGTTAGGTCCTTTTGCAAAAAAAATAGCGTGCATATCTTTGTTGTTATTATCATATCCATGGGTTCCTCCTTTTATTATTTGGCTCATATTGGTGACCAAACTATAGTTCTTTTTAGCTTCCACAACGAAATCTAAAACCCTAGGATTACTTCCATAATGCAACCTTCTAGGTAAATCCTTAGCGGCCCAAAATTTAATATGAGGTACTTTTGTCAATGCTTGAGCAATAGAATCTTTATATCCCGCTTTGGCTTCAAGACTCATAATTGGATTGATCACCTGCTGATAGCCAACCCAATTGGGTTTTAAATAATCTAAAATAGCCACTTTTTTAGTATCATTTATGTCAGCCATCCCATGATCTGAAACGACGATTAAATTAATTTTCTTACCAATAGGTAATGCATCCAACTTATTAGTCAAAACCCCAATAACAGAATCCATCTTGGTTACCATTTTTTTATTTTCTAAAGACAAGGGACCAAAATTATGTCCCGTATGATCTGGCTCATCAAAATAAAGCATAATCAAGTGAGGTCTCTCATTCTCCGGAAGATTTAGCCAGTCTATCACCGTGTCAATTCGCACAGCATAAGGAACTTTGTCGTCATATTTTTTATAGATACTGGGGCTTTTCTTCCCTGTATCAGAACCGGGCCAGTAAAAAGAAGCCGTTTTTACTCCTTGCTGTTCAGCAACATTCCAGATGGGATTGCCACCGTAAAACTGAGGGTCGGTTTTGGCATCACTGGACAAGGAAAATATTTTTTCCAGCTGTGGATCATAAAAACTATTATTTATTATACCATGATGATCCGGATATAAACCCGTCACTATAGCGTAATGATTGGGAAAAGTTTTAGTGGGGTACGAAGGCTTCATCGATTTGGCTTGTACACCAGCCTGAGCAATATTCGTTAACTTAGGCAAATTAAAATGTTTAACGAAATCCCATCTAAAACCATCTAGAGAAACCATGACCACATACGGTTTTGTAGAACTTTGCGCTGTAGCCATTCCAAAATAACCCAACATAAAACATAAACAAATGTTTTTGATAAATGATTTATTAGTCTTAATGTGTAGTTTCTTTTTCATTTCATAAATTTAAATCGCAACAAATATATCGTTAACTTTCAACTCTGGGGTTAATATACTGTCAATGATTTAGACCCTAATCTTATCTTTAGTCTTTATATAGTCCCAATCCTTTCTTAAAGAATCTAAGATTATAATTTTAAGCGACTCAAAAAAAATCTTCTCCCGAAAAAAAGCTCTGAATTGTTCCTTGTATTGTTTCTTTATTTTGATTTGATATAAAGTACAGCAACATGACATTGATGTACACAAACCAAAAGCTATGTTAAATGATTGCATTAGCCCATTTAAAAGGCGTAATATTATAAACAATTACTAAGGTAATAACTAAAATTAAATATCATGGAAAGCAAAGATTTAGGTTCAAAAAAGACCAATAATAAGCAAAATATAAATGAAGGATTTAGCAGCGAAAACTTGCCTGAAGACTATAATCCATCCACATCAAATCTTAAAGAAGAAGTAGAAATAGATGCCAATGGCAACGAAAAAATTGTTCAAAGAGCGCGTAATGTTGATGGGACAATTGCTTCTATCCCTGAACCCGAGGAACGAACATGGAATGAAAACGAAAGTTTGAGTCGGGGTGTTTCCACAGAAAAAGAAGTAATGCGAACTGTTGAAAATGAAGACCACAACTCTGATATTACAGCAAATAGATATCCCAACGAACATCCTGACAATAAAGAGGATAGAGGAAATATAAAGCTGGATGAATAACCGTTTGTTTTGTTTTTTGAAAAGCCAATAGGAATGTAATTTCTTATTGGCTTTTTTTTTGTAAAGTTGATAATTAAGACTGATTTTGGCAAATAAAAAAATATTTAAAACATATCTTTTAAATCCTAAAATTGATATTATTCCTTACTTTTACTTTTTTAACAAAAATATTTCTATGTCTAATATGCTTCCTTTTTTATTGATTTTTATCGTTGCTCTCGCCATTGGCGTTTTCATAGGAAAACTCATTTTCTCTGCCCGATTCCAGTCGGAAAAAATTAGTCTGGAAGAGAAATTAATCGCTTTAAATTCCCAGTTTAATCAACAAAAAGAACAAATCTTTACTGACAAATTCAGTTTTGAAAAACAATTGGAAACAACTAATTCTGATAAAGAAATCATTCGTAACGAGAAAGACAGTCTGGCGATTCAGCTTTCGAAAAAAGAAGTGGATTTTGAGAATCTTTGGGAACGCAACAAAGAGCAAAAAGAAGAAGTAGAAAAACTACAGGAAAAGTTTACTAAGGAATTTGAGAATTTAGCCAATAAAATATTAGAGGAAAAATCAAATAAATTTACCGAACAGAACAAAGAAAATATGAAAAATATCTTGACTCCTTTGCAAGATAAAATTCATTTATTCGAAAAGAAAGTCGAAGACACGCACAAAGAAAGTATTGATTATCATGCGGCTTTACGCCAACAAATCCTTGGTTTGAGAGAAATGAATATCCAAATGAGCAAGGAAACCATCAACCTGACCAAAGCTTTGAAAGGCGACAGCAAAATGCAGGGGAATTGGGGCGAATTAGTTTTGGAACGTGTTTTAGAAAAATCAGGTTTGGAGAAAGGACGCGAATACGAAGTGCAAGTCAGTCATACTGCGGAAGATGGAAACCGTGTTTTCCCCGATGTCGTAATTAATTTGCCTGACGGTAAAAAAATGATTGTCGATTCGAAAGTATCGCTTACCGCTTATGAAAAATACATCAACGAAGAAGATGACAATTTAAAAATTAGTTTCTTAAAAGAACACGTAAACTCCATCAAACGCCACGTGGACCAATTAGGTAACAAAAACTATCACGATTTATATCAAATAGAAAGTCCTGATTTCGTGCTGCTGTTTATCCCAATCGAACCGGCATTTGCGATGGCGCTAAACGAAGACACTAGTTTATACAACAAAGCATTCGAGAAAAATATCGTAATTGTCACACCTGCTACTTTGCTGGCCACTTTACGCACAATTGACAGTATGTGGACCAACCAAAAACAACAGGAAAACGCATTGGAAATTGCAAGACAAGCAGGAGCTTTGTATGATAAATTCGAAGGTTTTGTGGCTGATTTAATCAAAATTGGTAAAAAAATTGACGAAAGTAAAATAGAATACAGTGGCGCCATGAATAAATTAGTGGAAGGAAAAGGTAACCTGATTGTAAGCGTGGAGAAATTGAAAAAAATGGGAGCCAAAGCCAAAAAAGCACTTCCCGAGAGCATATTAATTAGAGCTGAAAAAGACGAAAACCAATTATTAAATTAAACAAAAATGAGAAAAATACTTACCATTATTTTAGCGGTTGCTGCTGTAGGCCTTATCAGTTATTTTGCTTTTATCTATTATGTTCCCTTTAGCGAAGGAATCCGTTCCGGGCAACTTACAAAATTAAGCCATAAAGGTGTAGTTTTAAAAACATGGGAAGGAGAATTGAGCCAAGGAATTTCTGGTACCCAAATATTTTCATTTTCGGTTTTAGACAGTGAAAAAAAAGTAAT harbors:
- a CDS encoding 6-phosphogluconate dehydrogenase; this translates as MRKILTIILAVAAVGLISYFAFIYYVPFSEGIRSGQLTKLSHKGVVLKTWEGELSQGISGTQIFSFSVLDSEKKVIEDLKVLQGNYVKVTYVERYKTFSWWGDTRYFITSVEKEVSPFNQK
- the rmuC gene encoding DNA recombination protein RmuC — protein: MSNMLPFLLIFIVALAIGVFIGKLIFSARFQSEKISLEEKLIALNSQFNQQKEQIFTDKFSFEKQLETTNSDKEIIRNEKDSLAIQLSKKEVDFENLWERNKEQKEEVEKLQEKFTKEFENLANKILEEKSNKFTEQNKENMKNILTPLQDKIHLFEKKVEDTHKESIDYHAALRQQILGLREMNIQMSKETINLTKALKGDSKMQGNWGELVLERVLEKSGLEKGREYEVQVSHTAEDGNRVFPDVVINLPDGKKMIVDSKVSLTAYEKYINEEDDNLKISFLKEHVNSIKRHVDQLGNKNYHDLYQIESPDFVLLFIPIEPAFAMALNEDTSLYNKAFEKNIVIVTPATLLATLRTIDSMWTNQKQQENALEIARQAGALYDKFEGFVADLIKIGKKIDESKIEYSGAMNKLVEGKGNLIVSVEKLKKMGAKAKKALPESILIRAEKDENQLLN
- a CDS encoding ectonucleotide pyrophosphatase/phosphodiesterase, with the protein product MKKKLHIKTNKSFIKNICLCFMLGYFGMATAQSSTKPYVVMVSLDGFRWDFVKHFNLPKLTNIAQAGVQAKSMKPSYPTKTFPNHYAIVTGLYPDHHGIINNSFYDPQLEKIFSLSSDAKTDPQFYGGNPIWNVAEQQGVKTASFYWPGSDTGKKSPSIYKKYDDKVPYAVRIDTVIDWLNLPENERPHLIMLYFDEPDHTGHNFGPLSLENKKMVTKMDSVIGVLTNKLDALPIGKKINLIVVSDHGMADINDTKKVAILDYLKPNWVGYQQVINPIMSLEAKAGYKDSIAQALTKVPHIKFWAAKDLPRRLHYGSNPRVLDFVVEAKKNYSLVTNMSQIIKGGTHGYDNNNKDMHAIFFAKGPNFRIGKKIGTFQNVSVYPLIAHILGLQIEKVDGDFKEVNQMLRKE